From the Psychrobacter sp. P11F6 genome, the window TATAAAAAAAGCGACTCCAAAAGTCGCTTTTTTATGTGAGCAATAAATTTTAATCATTAATCAGCTAACGCTTTGGTCAGCTCAAATCGCGGCACTTGCTTACCCTCAACTTCAACCGTTTCAGAAAACATAGATAACGGTCGTACCCATACGCCATACTCACCGTATAGGCAGCGATAAACGACTAATGCTTCTTGGGTTTCCGAATGCTGAGCAGTGTGCAACACTTGATACAGGCTGCCTTTATAGTGGCGGTAAATACCTTGAGGGACACTTTGAAGTTGTTTAGTCATAATTTTCTTACTTGTATTAATTGTTATAAAAGCTTAGTGAGCATCATTAAGTTTTTTCGTCAGCTCTAACTTTACTCGTAGCCACTCAGATTTTCTTAAGCTATACATCACTGTATCTGAAATAACGCCATCGCGGCAGACTCGGTTGCCTCGAATCACCCCATCTTTTTTAGCACCTAAACGCTCAATGGCTCATTGTGAGCGATGATTGCCAATATCCGTGCGCCAGCCTACGGTTTGATAGTCTAAAGTTTCAAATATATGAGTTAGTAGCATGAGCTTACAGGTCGTATTGACATGCGTTCGCCAGTACGACTTTGCATACCAGGTATAGCCAATCTCTAGACGTTTTGCAAAAGGTAAAATATCGTGGAAACTTGTTGATCCAATCGCTTTTCCAGTTAAGTCATCAATGACGACAAAGGCTTTTCTATCAGCCATTGATGTTGCGGTATTAATATAGTCAATAACCTTGTCTGGCTCAGGTACTGATGTCTCATTTATTTTCCATAGTTCACCATCTTGGCAAGCTTCGGCTAAGTCAGTTGCATGACTTAGCGTCAACGGCTTAAGGGTAATGCCATTACTTGATAACGTAGGAAGGGCTAACATATACTTCTCCTTAAGCCATAATGAACTTAGAAACTTTGGCTACCTAACTCAATTTTTTAACTACCCTACCGTCACTTTCGCATAAGCCTTTTTGCCTGCTTGAATGACGACTGTCTGACCAGACGTTAAGCTAAAGCCTGCATCAACAACTTCGCCATCTACTTTCACCGCGCCACGTTTAATCATATCTTTAGCAGATGAGCTATT encodes:
- a CDS encoding GNAT family N-acetyltransferase, whose protein sequence is MLALPTLSSNGITLKPLTLSHATDLAEACQDGELWKINETSVPEPDKVIDYINTATSMADRKAFVVIDDLTGKAIGSTSFHDILPFAKRLEIGYTWYAKSYWRTHVNTTCKLMLLTHIFETLDYQTVGWRTDIGNHRSQ
- a CDS encoding DUF1653 domain-containing protein, which gives rise to MTKQLQSVPQGIYRHYKGSLYQVLHTAQHSETQEALVVYRCLYGEYGVWVRPLSMFSETVEVEGKQVPRFELTKALAD